The Microcebus murinus isolate Inina chromosome 4, M.murinus_Inina_mat1.0, whole genome shotgun sequence genome has a segment encoding these proteins:
- the SPATA19 gene encoding spermatogenesis-associated protein 19, mitochondrial isoform X1, with the protein MIITTWIVYILARKGVGLPFPPITSSDIDVVESEAVSVVQHWLKKTEEEAAQGIKEKMSTNLPPTHGQDIHVTKNVVKHCLSKSDLSANQSQEVLEERTRIQFIRWSHTRIFQVPSEVTEDIMRDRIEQVRRSICQITDESSQEPSMTVSFEC; encoded by the exons ATGATAATTACAACGTGGATTGTGTACATTCTCGCCCGGAAAGGTGTGGGGCTCCCCTTCCCGCCAATAACCAGCTCG GACATTGATGTTGTGGAAAGCGAGGCTGTATCTGTAGTACAGCATTGGTTGAAAAAA ACAGAGGAAGAGGCTGCCCAGGGCATAAAGGAGAAGATGTCGACCAACCTTCCTCCCACCCATGGCCAAGACATACATGTGACCAAAAATGTG GTGAAACACTGTCTCTCAAAGTCTGATCTGTCAGCAAACCAGAGTCAGGAGGTGCTGGAGGAGAGGACAAGAATCCAGTTCATCAGATGGAG CCACACCCGCATCTTCCAAGTGCCGAGCGAGGTGACGGAGGACATCATGCGAGATCGAATAGAGCAGGTGAGAAGAAG CATATGCCAAATTACAGATGAGTCATCTCAGGAACCCAGCATGACAGTTTCCTTCGAGTGCTAA
- the SPATA19 gene encoding spermatogenesis-associated protein 19, mitochondrial isoform X2, which translates to MIITTWIVYILARKGVGLPFPPITSSDIDVVESEAVSVVQHWLKKTEEEAAQGIKEKMSTNLPPTHGQDIHVTKNVKHCLSKSDLSANQSQEVLEERTRIQFIRWSHTRIFQVPSEVTEDIMRDRIEQVRRSICQITDESSQEPSMTVSFEC; encoded by the exons ATGATAATTACAACGTGGATTGTGTACATTCTCGCCCGGAAAGGTGTGGGGCTCCCCTTCCCGCCAATAACCAGCTCG GACATTGATGTTGTGGAAAGCGAGGCTGTATCTGTAGTACAGCATTGGTTGAAAAAA ACAGAGGAAGAGGCTGCCCAGGGCATAAAGGAGAAGATGTCGACCAACCTTCCTCCCACCCATGGCCAAGACATACATGTGACCAAAAAT GTGAAACACTGTCTCTCAAAGTCTGATCTGTCAGCAAACCAGAGTCAGGAGGTGCTGGAGGAGAGGACAAGAATCCAGTTCATCAGATGGAG CCACACCCGCATCTTCCAAGTGCCGAGCGAGGTGACGGAGGACATCATGCGAGATCGAATAGAGCAGGTGAGAAGAAG CATATGCCAAATTACAGATGAGTCATCTCAGGAACCCAGCATGACAGTTTCCTTCGAGTGCTAA